A genomic stretch from Petrimonas mucosa includes:
- a CDS encoding Gfo/Idh/MocA family protein, with product MEKRRLKMGMVGGGITGFIGAIHLRAALMENRVELVCGCFSSNPEVSKESGRFYSLSDHRIYSNYREMFDKEASLPEEERMDFVVIVTPNKYHFEPAMMALERGFHVVLDKPMTFSLEEAKALQRKVEETGLVLALTHVYTGYPAVKEMKARIAAGELGKLRRLYVEYPQGWLAERIELQEGNNAGWRTDPKLSGKAGCMGDIGTHAWHLCEYVTGLKVVELCAELNTFVPGRPIDDDGVAMMRMEEGVKALLSASQIAVGEANNINIRVYGEKGGIKWVQEDPNRLFLRRGNSPEEVIHIGGNHPYLGTRAKWNIRTPGGHPEGFIEAFANIYRNFTLTVLAKMNNMTPTAEMLDFPGVYDGVRGMQFIETVVESGWSEGAKWVKWKE from the coding sequence GGGTATGGTTGGAGGCGGCATTACCGGTTTTATCGGTGCCATACACTTGCGCGCTGCCTTGATGGAGAACCGTGTGGAACTGGTTTGTGGCTGTTTCAGCTCCAATCCGGAAGTGTCGAAGGAATCGGGACGTTTTTACTCCCTGTCAGATCACCGGATCTATAGCAACTATCGGGAGATGTTCGATAAAGAGGCAAGCCTGCCGGAAGAGGAGAGGATGGATTTCGTGGTCATCGTCACGCCCAACAAGTACCATTTCGAACCGGCGATGATGGCCCTGGAAAGGGGATTCCACGTGGTGTTGGACAAACCGATGACCTTCTCGCTGGAGGAGGCCAAGGCGCTTCAGCGGAAGGTGGAAGAGACTGGACTGGTTCTGGCGCTGACCCACGTTTACACCGGATATCCCGCGGTGAAGGAGATGAAAGCGAGGATAGCAGCCGGAGAACTGGGAAAACTCCGTCGTCTCTACGTAGAGTATCCACAGGGTTGGCTGGCCGAACGGATCGAACTGCAGGAGGGGAACAATGCCGGATGGCGCACCGATCCCAAACTGTCGGGGAAAGCCGGTTGCATGGGTGATATAGGAACCCACGCCTGGCACCTCTGCGAATATGTGACCGGATTAAAGGTAGTTGAACTCTGTGCGGAACTGAATACTTTCGTGCCCGGGCGACCGATCGATGATGACGGGGTTGCCATGATGCGGATGGAGGAGGGGGTGAAGGCCCTGCTTTCTGCCAGTCAGATCGCCGTAGGCGAGGCTAACAACATAAACATACGGGTCTACGGTGAGAAGGGGGGAATAAAGTGGGTACAGGAAGACCCCAACCGGCTTTTCCTGAGAAGGGGGAACAGCCCCGAAGAGGTGATTCATATTGGAGGCAACCACCCCTACCTGGGTACACGGGCCAAATGGAACATCCGCACCCCGGGTGGCCATCCCGAAGGGTTTATCGAAGCGTTCGCCAATATCTACCGCAACTTTACCCTGACCGTACTGGCAAAGATGAACAACATGACACCCACTGCCGAGATGCTCGATTTTCCCGGCGTATACGACGGCGTCCGCGGTATGCAATTCATCGAAACCGTAGTGGAATCGGGCTGGAGCGAAGGTGCTAAATGGGTTAAATGGAAAGAGTAA
- a CDS encoding AMP-dependent synthetase/ligase: MSKTIISFLDEAVSKYGDRPFLYEAREGTNYTHLTYKEVQEKARRFAAGLIALGIGAGDRVALISEGKNNWVIGELGVLHAGAICVPLSVKLETEQDISFRINHSECCAIMASDQQIAKIRPMKGAFSTVKQYILLDPEERPEADEMLFDAVIGKGERLMSANPSVLEERIKMVTSDSLANISYTSGTTANPKGIMLSHGNYVCNAEQAVEHLNGIPSHFRQLLILPWDHSFGHTAGIYAFMKCGASLASVAMGKTPMELLRNIPKSLKAINPHLLMSVPALATNFRKNIEAGIEKKGKFTQKLFKHALKTAYAYNREGFNKGTGGRFWMKPLLAFYDKVLFSKIRQSFASNMEFFIGGGALLDIELQRFFYAIGIPMYQGYGLSEATPIISANCPHAHKLGSSGKPLPHMDIKIVNEALEELPTGEKGEIIIRGGNVMKGYWKNPEATAETIVDGWLRTGDMGYLDSDGYLYVLGRTKSLLIGDDGEKFSPEGIEESIMAQSPFIEQVVLYNNQSPYTTALITVNPVELKKQTSDPAEAALLIEKEIAAYLKGGKHDGMFPYRWLPSAFAVIEEPFSEKNGMVNSTMKIVKHKVYSAYASRIEELYTPAGKKATSAANLEVLEKLLK, from the coding sequence ATGAGCAAGACAATCATTTCATTTCTGGACGAAGCCGTTTCGAAGTATGGAGACCGTCCATTTCTTTATGAGGCGAGAGAGGGCACCAACTATACACACCTCACCTATAAGGAGGTACAGGAGAAGGCCAGACGGTTTGCAGCCGGATTGATCGCCTTGGGGATCGGTGCGGGCGATCGTGTCGCCCTGATCTCCGAAGGAAAAAACAACTGGGTTATCGGCGAGCTGGGTGTGTTGCACGCAGGAGCCATTTGTGTTCCCCTGTCGGTCAAGCTAGAGACCGAGCAGGATATCAGTTTCCGCATCAACCACTCCGAATGTTGTGCCATCATGGCTTCCGACCAGCAGATAGCCAAGATCCGGCCAATGAAGGGTGCCTTTTCAACGGTAAAGCAATATATCCTGCTCGACCCGGAGGAGAGGCCGGAAGCCGACGAAATGCTGTTCGATGCCGTGATTGGGAAGGGAGAACGGCTGATGTCGGCAAATCCATCCGTACTGGAGGAGCGGATAAAGATGGTAACCTCCGATTCGCTGGCCAACATCTCCTACACTTCCGGAACGACAGCCAACCCGAAAGGGATCATGCTGTCGCACGGTAATTACGTTTGCAATGCAGAGCAGGCAGTGGAACACCTCAACGGAATACCCTCCCATTTCAGGCAGCTGCTGATCCTGCCGTGGGATCACTCCTTCGGTCATACAGCCGGAATCTACGCTTTCATGAAGTGTGGCGCCTCACTGGCTTCGGTGGCCATGGGGAAAACCCCGATGGAGCTCCTTCGCAATATCCCCAAGAGCCTGAAGGCGATCAATCCTCACTTGTTGATGAGTGTTCCCGCACTGGCAACCAACTTCAGGAAGAATATCGAAGCGGGAATCGAGAAGAAGGGTAAATTTACCCAAAAGCTGTTCAAACATGCGCTCAAAACCGCATATGCCTATAACAGGGAGGGATTCAACAAAGGTACCGGCGGGCGCTTCTGGATGAAACCGCTGCTGGCTTTTTACGACAAGGTGCTCTTTTCGAAGATCCGGCAATCGTTTGCCAGCAACATGGAGTTCTTCATCGGTGGCGGTGCCCTGCTCGATATCGAGCTTCAACGCTTCTTCTACGCCATCGGCATACCGATGTATCAGGGTTACGGCCTGTCGGAAGCGACCCCCATCATCTCCGCCAACTGCCCCCATGCCCATAAGCTGGGCTCTTCGGGCAAACCGCTTCCACACATGGATATCAAGATCGTGAACGAAGCGCTGGAGGAGTTGCCCACGGGCGAGAAAGGGGAGATCATCATCCGTGGCGGCAATGTGATGAAGGGATATTGGAAAAATCCGGAAGCAACGGCCGAAACCATCGTGGATGGCTGGCTCAGGACTGGCGATATGGGTTACCTCGACAGTGACGGTTATCTCTACGTGTTGGGACGGACCAAATCGTTGCTGATTGGCGACGATGGTGAAAAGTTCTCGCCAGAAGGGATAGAGGAGTCGATTATGGCCCAGTCACCCTTTATCGAACAGGTGGTGCTCTACAACAACCAGTCCCCCTATACCACGGCACTGATCACCGTTAACCCGGTCGAACTGAAGAAGCAGACATCCGATCCGGCAGAGGCGGCACTGCTTATAGAGAAGGAGATTGCGGCATATCTCAAAGGGGGAAAACATGACGGCATGTTCCCTTACCGATGGCTGCCGTCAGCCTTTGCAGTGATTGAAGAGCCTTTCTCCGAAAAGAACGGGATGGTCAACTCCACGATGAAGATCGTGAAACATAAGGTGTACTCGGCCTATGCGTCGCGAATTGAGGAGCTATATACTCCGGCCGGTAAAAAGGCCACTTCGGCGGCCAACCTGGAGGTTCTGGAAAAACTGCTGAAATAG